The following coding sequences lie in one Bacillus horti genomic window:
- the plsY gene encoding glycerol-3-phosphate 1-O-acyltransferase PlsY, translating into MAIFIACLVAYLLGSISFSFLIAKKIAGIDIRQHGSNNAGTTNTLRVLGKLPALLVLILDTLKGSVAVLIAMQLTDSLWVWMLAGFLAIIGHNWPVFFGFRGGKGVATTIGVVIALMFIPALYAGVIAIALIVIFRYVSLGSLAFVTLLPISLLLLQRPMEFVVGSLAILLLSYWRHRTNIVRLFKGQENKLGKKVAEHRG; encoded by the coding sequence ATGGCTATATTTATCGCATGTTTGGTTGCGTATCTTTTAGGCTCGATTAGCTTTAGTTTTCTGATTGCCAAAAAAATAGCAGGGATTGATATCAGGCAGCATGGCTCTAACAATGCAGGTACTACAAATACATTAAGAGTACTAGGAAAGCTGCCTGCCCTCTTGGTATTAATCCTTGATACGTTGAAGGGATCAGTAGCCGTGTTGATTGCTATGCAGCTGACAGATAGTCTGTGGGTCTGGATGCTAGCAGGATTCCTAGCTATTATTGGGCATAATTGGCCCGTATTTTTTGGCTTTAGAGGTGGGAAAGGAGTAGCTACGACGATCGGTGTAGTGATTGCTTTAATGTTTATACCAGCCTTATATGCAGGAGTTATTGCTATAGCACTTATTGTAATTTTCCGATATGTTTCCTTAGGCTCATTAGCATTCGTCACATTACTTCCTATCAGTCTACTGCTTTTACAACGTCCTATGGAGTTTGTAGTCGGTTCATTAGCTATTTTACTCCTATCTTATTGGCGTCACCGAACAAACATTGTAAGGCTATTCAAAGGGCAAGAGAATAAATTAGGAAAAAAAGTAGCTGAACATAGAGGATAG
- the der gene encoding ribosome biogenesis GTPase Der, whose product MSKPTVAIVGRPNVGKSTIFNRIVGERISIVEDVPGVTRDRIYSSAEWLSYQFNIIDTGGIEIEGGQDQIVVQMREQAELAIAEADVIIFMVEAKTGITAADQEVSKILFKSKKPVVLAVNKVDNLKAMDDIYEFYSLGFGEPFPISGAHGTGLGDLLDEAAKHFPNEGEEEYDEDVIRISLIGRPNVGKSSLINALLGEERVIVSPVAGTTRDAIDTPLQRDGQRFVLIDTAGMRKRGKVYEKTEKYSVLRALKAIERSDVVLVTINGEEGIIEQDKKIAGYAHEAGRGIIIVVNKWDAVEKDERTMNEFVKEIRDQFRFLDYAPILFVSAQTKQRVHTLLPKVKDVADQHALRIPTHVLNDIIVDAVSMTPPPTDKGKRLKINYGTQVSVKPPTFILFVNDPELMHFSYERYIQNRIRAAFPFEGTPLRIFVRQKSDGR is encoded by the coding sequence ATGTCGAAACCCACTGTAGCGATTGTTGGTAGACCAAACGTAGGAAAATCAACGATATTCAATCGAATTGTTGGGGAAAGAATCTCAATTGTAGAAGATGTACCTGGTGTGACACGCGACCGAATTTACAGTTCTGCGGAATGGTTATCCTATCAATTTAATATAATAGATACAGGCGGAATAGAGATTGAAGGTGGTCAGGATCAAATCGTAGTACAGATGCGTGAGCAGGCTGAGCTTGCCATTGCTGAAGCAGATGTCATCATTTTTATGGTTGAAGCAAAGACAGGGATTACAGCAGCGGATCAAGAGGTATCGAAAATCCTTTTTAAATCCAAAAAGCCTGTTGTTTTGGCTGTCAATAAAGTGGACAATCTTAAGGCTATGGACGATATTTACGAGTTCTATTCCTTAGGGTTTGGAGAGCCCTTTCCCATTTCAGGCGCCCATGGTACCGGACTTGGTGATCTCTTGGACGAAGCTGCTAAGCATTTTCCCAATGAAGGGGAAGAGGAATATGATGAGGATGTCATTAGAATCTCTTTAATTGGGCGACCTAACGTAGGTAAATCTTCTTTGATTAATGCATTATTAGGAGAGGAAAGGGTCATTGTGAGTCCAGTTGCTGGTACAACTCGCGATGCTATTGATACTCCCCTGCAGCGTGATGGGCAGCGGTTTGTGCTGATTGATACGGCAGGTATGCGTAAAAGAGGAAAGGTCTATGAAAAAACAGAAAAGTACAGTGTCTTAAGAGCGCTTAAGGCTATTGAACGTTCAGATGTCGTACTTGTGACCATTAATGGTGAAGAGGGCATTATTGAACAGGACAAAAAAATAGCTGGCTATGCTCACGAAGCCGGCCGAGGCATTATTATTGTCGTTAACAAGTGGGACGCTGTAGAAAAGGATGAGCGGACCATGAATGAATTTGTGAAGGAAATTCGTGATCAATTCCGCTTCTTAGATTACGCTCCTATCTTATTTGTTTCTGCCCAAACGAAGCAAAGAGTACATACCCTATTACCAAAGGTAAAGGATGTTGCAGATCAGCATGCTCTAAGAATTCCTACGCATGTGTTAAACGATATTATTGTTGATGCCGTAAGTATGACACCACCACCGACAGATAAAGGAAAACGTCTGAAGATCAATTATGGGACTCAGGTCAGTGTAAAGCCGCCTACCTTTATTTTGTTTGTGAACGATCCAGAGCTTATGCATTTCTCCTATGAAAGATATATTCAAAATCGAATTAGAGCTGCGTTCCCTTTCGAAGGAACACCTTTAAGGATTTTTGTGCGTCAAAAATCTGACGGCAGATAA
- a CDS encoding capping complex subunit for YIEGIA: MEMKKSILAIVTTSEQNIKGGGAPVFIVKDHDEIQHKIFLLENILDAMGHELDEQTFILVKH, encoded by the coding sequence ATGGAGATGAAAAAGAGCATTTTAGCAATCGTGACGACGTCAGAACAGAACATCAAGGGGGGAGGAGCCCCTGTTTTTATTGTGAAGGATCATGATGAGATTCAGCATAAAATTTTTCTCTTAGAAAATATTCTTGATGCAATGGGGCATGAGCTTGATGAGCAGACCTTTATTTTAGTTAAGCACTAA
- a CDS encoding YIEGIA family protein: protein MEDYILPTVLGVVMGFAGRLVMLRTDYRQYPTYPHGDIIHLALGLIAAALGSIAVPALYEHEYTAITFLSLAAQQFREVRNMERNTLTELDSMEMVSRGRTYIEGIAMAFEGRNYLVIFIAFMTSLTTMLVNWWVGVVVGFVVLIIAQYFKSGKKLQQVADISSGHLRFDGPDLFVEDIHIMNIGLKEAQEIIMQKGLGFILTPKSMDSVVTLSNLGQRQAILHDLSVGLGVYRDSGNPSLVPISKRDRDDGRLAVFFLPQIKNTERGMKVISQVPVLENAVRMPSESDVMKLSKKRGSS, encoded by the coding sequence ATGGAGGATTATATTTTACCCACTGTCTTAGGGGTGGTAATGGGTTTTGCTGGACGTTTAGTGATGCTAAGAACAGATTATAGACAATACCCTACATATCCCCATGGTGATATTATTCATTTAGCTCTTGGATTAATTGCAGCCGCTTTAGGAAGTATAGCTGTACCTGCTTTGTATGAGCATGAGTATACAGCCATTACATTTCTATCTTTGGCTGCCCAACAGTTTAGAGAAGTAAGAAATATGGAAAGAAATACGCTAACAGAGTTAGATTCCATGGAGATGGTCTCCAGAGGGCGTACCTATATTGAAGGGATCGCTATGGCCTTTGAGGGTAGAAACTACTTGGTCATCTTTATAGCGTTTATGACTAGCTTAACGACGATGCTTGTAAATTGGTGGGTTGGTGTCGTGGTTGGGTTTGTTGTCCTCATTATTGCTCAATATTTTAAGAGCGGGAAAAAGCTACAACAGGTTGCTGATATTTCATCAGGTCATCTACGCTTTGATGGACCAGATTTATTTGTTGAGGATATTCATATCATGAACATCGGACTTAAAGAAGCGCAAGAAATTATTATGCAGAAGGGGCTCGGATTTATTCTGACTCCTAAATCGATGGACAGTGTGGTTACCTTATCGAATTTGGGGCAACGACAAGCCATTTTGCATGATTTATCTGTGGGCTTAGGAGTATATCGAGACTCAGGTAATCCCTCATTAGTTCCGATTAGTAAACGTGATCGGGATGATGGTCGTCTTGCTGTCTTTTTTTTACCACAGATTAAGAATACGGAGCGTGGCATGAAGGTTATTTCGCAGGTTCCTGTTTTAGAAAACGCAGTGAGAATGCCCTCAGAATCAGATGTGATGAAACTTAGTAAGAAAAGAGGAAGCTCATAA
- the rpsA gene encoding 30S ribosomal protein S1: protein MADEVQNEVEVQTYEVGDVVKATVTKVEDKHALVDFGYKIDGILPIGEISNVHIEKVADVISEGDELELKVIKVDEEDIVLSKKGIDNEKAYGDLEAKLNSKETFEVTIADVVKGGLVADVGVRAFIPASLVARHYVEDFSDYKGQTLKVKVEELDLEKNKVILSAKAVLDEEYEQSKKNRLSEIQVGEVLEGTVQRLTSFGVFVDIGDVDGLVHISELSWNRVESPTEVVNEGDKVQVKVLKVDADTGKISLSIKETQDSPWDKAISDIKAGDVVKGTVKRLVSFGAFVEIAPGVEGLVHISQIANRHIGTPGEVLKENQEVEAKVLDVDAAEKRISLSIRELLDDEVSKYAEEYKQDEQGGMGVTLGDMIGDQLKKLK from the coding sequence ATGGCAGATGAAGTGCAAAATGAGGTTGAGGTTCAAACCTATGAAGTTGGAGATGTTGTGAAAGCAACAGTTACCAAAGTAGAAGATAAGCATGCTTTAGTCGACTTTGGTTATAAAATAGATGGTATCCTACCAATCGGTGAAATTTCAAATGTACATATTGAAAAAGTAGCTGACGTAATTTCTGAAGGCGATGAGCTTGAGCTTAAGGTCATTAAGGTGGATGAAGAGGATATCGTTCTCTCCAAAAAAGGAATTGATAATGAGAAAGCTTACGGTGATTTGGAAGCAAAGCTGAACTCAAAAGAAACGTTTGAGGTGACTATTGCTGATGTGGTGAAGGGTGGATTGGTTGCGGATGTAGGTGTTCGTGCTTTCATTCCAGCTTCCTTAGTAGCTCGTCACTATGTTGAGGATTTCAGTGATTACAAGGGTCAAACACTGAAAGTAAAGGTTGAAGAGCTAGATCTAGAAAAGAATAAGGTTATCCTTTCAGCAAAAGCTGTACTTGATGAAGAATATGAGCAATCCAAGAAAAATCGTCTTTCTGAAATTCAAGTAGGGGAAGTACTAGAGGGAACTGTTCAACGTCTTACTTCCTTTGGAGTGTTTGTTGATATTGGTGATGTGGATGGATTAGTGCACATCTCTGAGCTTTCTTGGAACCGTGTCGAGTCTCCAACTGAGGTAGTGAATGAAGGAGATAAGGTTCAGGTTAAAGTACTTAAGGTTGACGCTGACACTGGCAAAATTAGCTTAAGTATTAAAGAAACTCAAGATAGCCCTTGGGACAAAGCGATTAGTGATATTAAAGCTGGAGATGTTGTGAAAGGGACGGTTAAGCGTCTAGTTTCCTTCGGTGCTTTCGTTGAGATTGCTCCTGGAGTTGAAGGTCTTGTACACATTTCTCAAATCGCTAACCGTCATATTGGAACTCCTGGGGAAGTACTTAAGGAGAACCAAGAGGTTGAAGCTAAAGTATTAGATGTAGATGCTGCTGAAAAGAGAATCAGCCTTAGTATTCGTGAGCTATTAGATGATGAAGTATCTAAATATGCTGAGGAATATAAGCAGGATGAGCAAGGTGGTATGGGTGTTACTTTAGGAGATATGATTGGAGATCAATTAAAGAAATTAAAATAA
- a CDS encoding lysophospholipid acyltransferase family protein has protein sequence MLYTIFRSLFRVFFRVFYRYQVIGREHIPAEGGTLLCCNHISNLDPPLLGSSIERKVRYMAKAELFKIPVLSFLIRSFGAFPVKRGGADRQVLKTSLALLKEGNVLGVFPEGTRSRTGELGKAFTGVGLFALKEECSVVPAAILGPYKLFKPIHVVIGKPIDMSDLRQEKVNSELAREATDRIMGHIEQLINQYKKAS, from the coding sequence ATGCTTTATACGATATTTAGGTCACTTTTTCGCGTATTCTTTCGTGTTTTCTACCGTTATCAAGTGATTGGGCGAGAGCATATTCCTGCTGAAGGTGGAACCCTGTTATGCTGCAATCATATTAGTAATCTTGACCCTCCTTTATTAGGCTCTAGTATTGAGCGAAAGGTTCGTTACATGGCTAAAGCAGAGCTTTTTAAAATTCCCGTGCTGTCTTTCTTAATTCGCTCATTCGGTGCATTCCCTGTCAAAAGAGGAGGAGCAGACAGACAGGTTTTAAAAACAAGTTTAGCTTTGCTCAAAGAGGGTAATGTATTAGGTGTATTTCCTGAAGGAACTCGTTCAAGAACAGGAGAGCTAGGAAAAGCATTCACCGGAGTCGGCTTGTTTGCTCTGAAGGAGGAGTGCAGCGTGGTTCCAGCAGCAATATTGGGGCCGTATAAGCTTTTCAAGCCTATACATGTAGTGATTGGTAAGCCTATTGATATGAGTGATTTGAGGCAGGAAAAAGTAAATTCAGAGCTAGCCAGAGAAGCGACAGACAGGATTATGGGTCATATCGAGCAATTAATTAATCAATATAAAAAGGCGAGCTAA
- the cmk gene encoding (d)CMP kinase, giving the protein MQRINIALDGPAGAGKSTVAKRMADKLGYIYIDTGAMYRALTWKALQVQVDVHDEQQLVALLNNCEIRLEPGENGQKVYVDDEDVTNPIREREVTNQVSFVASHEAVRLEMLRLQRELAKERGVVMDGRDIGTHVLPTAEIKIFLSASIQERAERRFLELQQKGEQITLAELEEEIKKRDEIDSQRKTAPLRKAEDAVEIDSTGLSIEQVVQQIVTLVQQKLGGE; this is encoded by the coding sequence ATGCAGAGAATTAATATCGCGCTTGATGGTCCTGCAGGGGCTGGAAAGAGCACAGTAGCTAAGCGAATGGCTGATAAGCTTGGATACATATATATCGACACAGGTGCTATGTACAGAGCTTTAACTTGGAAGGCGTTGCAGGTCCAGGTTGATGTACATGACGAACAACAGCTTGTAGCTTTATTAAATAACTGTGAAATAAGGCTTGAGCCAGGTGAAAATGGACAAAAAGTGTATGTAGATGACGAAGATGTTACCAATCCTATTCGTGAAAGGGAGGTAACGAATCAAGTATCCTTTGTAGCAAGTCATGAGGCTGTACGTTTAGAAATGCTAAGATTGCAAAGAGAATTAGCTAAGGAACGTGGAGTTGTCATGGATGGCAGGGATATTGGTACACATGTCCTACCAACGGCAGAAATTAAAATATTCTTATCGGCTTCCATTCAGGAACGAGCTGAAAGACGTTTTTTAGAGCTTCAGCAAAAGGGAGAGCAGATTACACTTGCTGAGTTAGAAGAGGAAATTAAAAAGCGGGATGAGATAGATAGTCAGCGTAAGACGGCTCCATTGCGTAAGGCTGAGGATGCTGTTGAAATCGATTCTACTGGTTTAAGTATCGAACAAGTTGTCCAGCAGATTGTCACGCTTGTGCAACAAAAACTTGGGGGAGAGTAG
- a CDS encoding flagellar brake protein: protein MQIPLKIGDLLYITQATPEDQTQMRYKSRIADISTTAISIELPMSEQGGRFGFFPQGSTIEVSYPSTDGAQFVFHCTILGRRIEQIPLVNITLPDPETIVRIQRRNYLRVPCHLDLAVHAAEEGEFPPLVALATNLSGGGLQFESKHKPELPLHTQIDWWLSLPLQSGEILHPKGRGEIVRVINPNTSGLLHQYSVHFTAILERDREWIIKYCYERQLEMKKKQV, encoded by the coding sequence GTGCAAATTCCTTTAAAGATAGGAGATCTTCTGTACATTACTCAGGCTACTCCTGAGGATCAGACACAGATGAGATATAAATCAAGAATTGCAGACATTTCTACGACAGCTATTTCTATCGAGCTTCCCATGTCAGAGCAAGGTGGGAGATTTGGATTTTTTCCACAGGGATCAACAATTGAGGTTTCTTATCCCTCGACAGACGGTGCTCAATTTGTTTTCCACTGTACTATCCTAGGCAGGAGGATAGAGCAAATCCCGTTAGTGAATATAACCCTTCCAGATCCGGAAACGATCGTTCGTATCCAGCGTAGAAATTACCTACGTGTCCCATGCCATTTGGATCTAGCCGTACATGCAGCTGAAGAGGGTGAATTTCCTCCGTTAGTAGCCTTAGCTACAAATCTAAGTGGTGGTGGTTTACAGTTTGAAAGTAAGCACAAGCCCGAGCTTCCCCTCCATACTCAGATAGACTGGTGGCTGTCCCTGCCCTTGCAATCGGGCGAAATCTTGCACCCAAAGGGTAGGGGTGAAATTGTAAGGGTTATTAATCCAAATACTAGTGGATTATTACATCAATACTCTGTTCACTTTACCGCTATTTTGGAGCGTGACCGTGAGTGGATCATTAAATATTGCTATGAACGGCAGCTAGAAATGAAGAAAAAACAGGTCTAA
- the ypeB gene encoding germination protein YpeB gives MIGKIVSVGLLGVLTVGLIGTGYWGYQEHQDKNSILIKAENNYQRAFHDLNNNITNLEDELGKSIAMNSRNLIAPCMTNIWRIAYVAQNNVGQLPLTMMAFGKTEEFLADIADFTYDIGMRDLEGNPLSDEEWNQLKTLHGQAKEIRSELTKVQSEVLNNNLRWMDVEVALASANQDMDRTIVDGFQGLDKQVEGYIETEMGATHSKKSEAYNEKNIIKGKEISEQQAQQKAQEFLKAKGYEEVHVSKNGEGKDFTSYSVTFQKEDNQAMYVEVARHGGDILWFLNNRDIDVTSLSLYEANNKALEFLSARGMDSMVNVESDQYDNVGVFDFVYEKEGVRIYPESVTVKVALDDGAVIGYQATDFVINHEENKEIPKASISLEQAKAKLNKNLKIQEDHLSMIETKMGEVKLCYELLGTIENETYRIFVNAKTGEEEKIEKMKQTQPL, from the coding sequence ATGATTGGTAAAATCGTTTCAGTTGGTTTGTTAGGTGTACTTACAGTAGGATTGATTGGAACCGGGTACTGGGGCTATCAAGAGCATCAGGATAAGAACTCGATTTTAATTAAAGCCGAAAATAATTATCAGCGTGCCTTCCATGATTTAAATAACAATATTACTAACCTAGAGGATGAGCTTGGGAAATCAATTGCGATGAACTCAAGAAATCTTATTGCTCCTTGTATGACGAATATTTGGAGAATCGCTTACGTTGCGCAAAATAACGTAGGGCAGCTACCATTAACGATGATGGCGTTTGGTAAAACGGAGGAATTTTTAGCTGATATTGCAGATTTCACCTATGATATAGGGATGCGTGACTTAGAAGGGAATCCACTCAGTGATGAGGAGTGGAACCAGCTTAAAACTTTACATGGACAAGCAAAAGAAATTCGATCAGAGCTAACAAAGGTTCAATCAGAGGTACTTAATAATAATTTGCGCTGGATGGATGTTGAGGTAGCTTTAGCCTCTGCGAACCAGGATATGGATCGAACAATTGTTGATGGCTTCCAAGGACTAGATAAACAGGTAGAAGGCTATATAGAAACCGAAATGGGAGCAACACATAGCAAGAAAAGCGAAGCCTACAATGAAAAAAATATCATCAAAGGGAAGGAAATTTCCGAGCAACAGGCACAGCAAAAAGCTCAGGAGTTTCTAAAAGCAAAAGGCTATGAAGAGGTTCACGTGAGTAAAAATGGTGAAGGTAAGGATTTCACCTCATATAGTGTGACCTTTCAGAAAGAGGATAACCAAGCGATGTATGTAGAGGTTGCTAGACATGGTGGAGACATACTTTGGTTCCTTAATAATAGAGATATTGACGTAACCTCCCTTAGCTTATATGAAGCGAATAATAAAGCATTGGAATTTTTGAGTGCAAGAGGAATGGATTCCATGGTGAATGTAGAATCTGATCAGTATGATAACGTAGGAGTATTCGATTTTGTGTATGAAAAAGAAGGGGTACGTATTTATCCGGAGAGTGTAACGGTTAAAGTAGCTCTTGATGACGGAGCGGTCATAGGCTATCAGGCAACGGATTTTGTTATTAATCACGAAGAGAATAAGGAAATTCCTAAAGCCTCTATTTCGTTAGAGCAAGCGAAAGCAAAGCTGAATAAAAACCTCAAGATTCAAGAGGATCATTTAAGCATGATCGAAACGAAAATGGGTGAGGTCAAGCTCTGTTATGAACTTCTGGGAACCATTGAAAATGAAACATATCGTATATTTGTGAACGCCAAAACAGGGGAAGAAGAGAAAATAGAAAAGATGAAGCAAACTCAACCTCTTTAA
- the sleB gene encoding spore cortex-lytic enzyme — MIDKGLTHFKKWTISVMSCVLLFSLGPIHADAFSAQVIQRGATGDDVVELQARLQYIGYFKGKIDGVYGWETYWSVRNFQHDFGLDVDGLVGDQMKAKLEKVTDFDKNYVHAKLNKGKSPRHYGPSGSSKEYGAPPGQRNPGNERNVAPPGQNRSPQGGTSQQPQQPQQPQQPSQNVGQAEQGVNLPEGFSSSDLRLMANAVYGEARGEPYEGQVAVAAVILNRVRDSRFPNTVSGVIYEPLAFTAVADGQINLEPNETAERAVEDAINGWDPSGGLVYYFNPDTATSAWMHARERVKRIGKHVFVR; from the coding sequence ATGATCGACAAGGGTCTGACTCATTTTAAAAAATGGACCATTTCTGTCATGAGTTGTGTTCTACTATTTTCTTTAGGTCCTATACATGCTGATGCTTTTAGTGCTCAGGTCATACAACGCGGAGCTACAGGGGATGACGTGGTTGAGCTTCAAGCTCGCCTACAATATATTGGCTATTTTAAGGGAAAAATTGATGGAGTATACGGCTGGGAAACATACTGGTCCGTCCGTAATTTTCAGCATGACTTCGGTTTGGATGTGGATGGATTAGTAGGAGATCAGATGAAAGCGAAATTAGAAAAGGTGACAGACTTTGATAAAAACTATGTGCATGCCAAGCTAAATAAAGGCAAGTCACCAAGGCATTATGGACCTAGTGGATCATCTAAGGAGTATGGAGCTCCACCAGGTCAACGAAATCCAGGGAATGAAAGAAATGTTGCACCGCCCGGACAGAATCGTTCCCCTCAAGGAGGAACATCTCAGCAACCTCAGCAGCCGCAACAGCCACAGCAACCTTCTCAGAATGTAGGTCAGGCTGAGCAAGGAGTTAACCTCCCCGAAGGGTTTTCCAGTAGTGACCTTAGGCTTATGGCTAACGCTGTTTATGGTGAGGCAAGAGGAGAGCCCTATGAAGGACAGGTTGCTGTTGCAGCAGTCATTCTAAACCGTGTAAGAGACTCTAGGTTTCCGAACACGGTTTCTGGAGTTATTTATGAGCCATTGGCCTTTACAGCTGTTGCTGACGGACAAATTAATCTAGAGCCAAATGAAACGGCTGAGAGAGCTGTAGAGGATGCTATCAATGGCTGGGATCCTTCCGGAGGCTTAGTTTACTACTTTAATCCAGATACGGCTACATCGGCATGGATGCACGCTCGTGAGAGAGTCAAGCGCATCGGTAAACATGTCTTTGTACGTTAG
- the prsW gene encoding glutamic-type intramembrane protease PrsW: MATTILMAAIAPGLALLSFFYLKDRFDHEPIRLVLRVFIFGALLVFPIMVVQYTFKETLSLNVFFQAYFNSSLIEEFFKWFVIYFVAYSNLEFDQYYDGIVYSVAVSLGFATMENIFYLYINGVYHALIRAALPVSSHALFGVIMGYYLSKSKFEKDPEKRKRWLLYSLLIPIFLHGTYNYILLIGQDWWLWIMIPFMIGLWVYGLNKVKKAQSKPYMSV; the protein is encoded by the coding sequence ATGGCTACGACTATACTTATGGCGGCTATAGCACCGGGATTAGCATTGCTTAGTTTTTTTTATCTTAAAGACCGCTTTGATCATGAGCCTATAAGGCTTGTTTTGAGGGTTTTTATCTTTGGGGCACTGCTTGTATTTCCTATCATGGTAGTCCAATATACATTTAAAGAAACATTATCATTGAATGTCTTTTTTCAAGCTTATTTTAATTCTTCCTTAATCGAAGAATTTTTTAAGTGGTTTGTTATTTACTTCGTTGCGTACTCTAATTTAGAGTTCGATCAATATTATGATGGGATTGTGTATAGTGTAGCGGTAAGCTTAGGCTTTGCTACAATGGAAAATATATTTTATCTATACATTAATGGGGTTTACCACGCCTTAATTAGAGCGGCCCTACCTGTTTCGAGTCATGCCCTGTTTGGAGTGATTATGGGCTATTATTTGAGTAAGAGTAAGTTCGAAAAGGACCCTGAGAAGAGGAAACGCTGGCTTCTTTATTCTTTGCTTATTCCTATTTTCCTACACGGAACGTATAACTACATTCTTTTAATCGGTCAGGACTGGTGGCTGTGGATTATGATCCCTTTTATGATTGGGCTATGGGTTTATGGACTGAATAAAGTGAAAAAAGCACAAAGTAAACCTTATATGTCTGTATAA
- a CDS encoding asparaginase yields MKKTILIMHTGGTIAMSEDSQTGAVKPTDQNPLDTSLPILEPYANIVVEQYDNIPSPHMTPQRMFELAKAIELSLNKTDIHGLVLTHGTDTLEETAYMLDLLVQSHKPIIVTGAMRSSNELGADGPFNLLQSVRVAASDEAQGKGVLVVFNDEIHTAKNVTKTHTSNLSTFQSPQYGPIGIITKHVVSFHHLPIGREFFVIKQLTKRVLLLKAFAGMEAEWLDALLERDPDGLVIEAFGQGNLPPSVMPAIRKSLDRNIPIVLVSRSFNGIVEGVYGYEGGGKQLQELGVIFSNGLNGQKARIKLMVALEETNDIQKLKAYFSR; encoded by the coding sequence ATGAAAAAGACAATTTTAATTATGCATACAGGTGGAACGATTGCGATGTCAGAGGATTCTCAAACCGGTGCTGTGAAGCCAACGGATCAGAATCCGCTAGACACCTCACTTCCCATTTTAGAGCCTTATGCCAATATCGTAGTTGAACAATATGATAATATTCCTTCTCCTCATATGACGCCTCAGCGTATGTTTGAGCTTGCTAAAGCTATTGAGTTGTCTTTAAATAAAACTGATATCCATGGTCTTGTCCTCACTCATGGCACAGACACGTTAGAAGAGACCGCTTATATGCTCGATCTTCTTGTACAGTCCCATAAACCCATTATTGTTACTGGTGCGATGCGTAGTAGTAACGAATTGGGAGCAGACGGTCCTTTTAATCTGCTTCAATCCGTTCGAGTTGCGGCAAGTGATGAGGCCCAAGGCAAGGGTGTGCTAGTTGTTTTTAATGATGAGATCCACACAGCAAAAAATGTGACTAAAACCCATACCAGCAACCTAAGTACGTTTCAGTCTCCACAGTATGGACCAATTGGTATCATAACGAAGCATGTCGTTAGCTTTCATCATTTGCCAATTGGCAGAGAGTTTTTTGTCATCAAGCAGCTAACTAAACGTGTTTTGCTATTAAAGGCCTTTGCAGGGATGGAAGCAGAATGGCTGGATGCTCTTCTTGAGCGAGATCCAGATGGTCTTGTCATTGAAGCGTTTGGACAGGGAAATCTGCCTCCTTCAGTGATGCCTGCAATAAGAAAAAGTTTGGATAGAAATATTCCTATCGTCTTAGTATCACGTAGCTTCAATGGTATTGTTGAGGGTGTTTATGGATACGAGGGCGGTGGAAAACAGCTTCAGGAGCTTGGTGTCATCTTTTCAAACGGACTAAATGGTCAAAAAGCTAGAATTAAATTAATGGTTGCCCTTGAAGAGACGAATGATATCCAAAAGCTAAAAGCCTACTTTAGTCGTTAA
- a CDS encoding GyrI-like domain-containing protein → MKIQKHNERKFVGIHVIADSIEEYPPKIKVAVSELEKRISKINHVIDANMFYGLHKVNGQDDEDGYWNGVEIESFAETPAGMDEIVVPAAEYATIFHEGTPEAIHSSYEKLYHEINASDFQADPNAWTVEEYVHNRQEKDLIRTTLYIPIKSKD, encoded by the coding sequence TTGAAAATTCAAAAGCATAACGAACGTAAATTTGTAGGGATTCATGTCATTGCTGATTCGATTGAGGAATATCCTCCGAAGATCAAAGTGGCAGTTAGTGAGCTAGAGAAGAGGATCTCAAAGATCAATCATGTTATTGATGCAAATATGTTTTATGGTCTACATAAAGTGAATGGTCAAGACGATGAGGATGGCTATTGGAATGGGGTTGAGATAGAAAGCTTTGCAGAGACTCCAGCAGGGATGGATGAAATAGTAGTTCCCGCAGCAGAGTATGCAACTATTTTTCATGAAGGCACTCCAGAAGCCATACATAGCAGCTATGAAAAATTATATCATGAAATAAATGCTTCTGACTTTCAAGCCGACCCTAATGCCTGGACGGTTGAAGAATATGTTCATAATCGGCAAGAGAAAGACCTTATTCGAACAACACTGTATATCCCAATCAAAAGTAAAGATTAA